A section of the Blastocatellia bacterium genome encodes:
- a CDS encoding ImmA/IrrE family metallo-endopeptidase: MSLNIPVIFGMKLKKFREGHGMSLTDFASRCDLSPSYVTEIERGKKYPKTEKIVRMAEVLGRNYDELVSLKLSEELAPLETFLSSPILKDFPFHFFGIALTDLLEIMTRSPSEAAALVEAMVDIANHYQVGVEHLFRAALRAYQERKQNYFEEIEEAVEEFDNNYGDPSLHGYSYEQLCKLIKEFYHYQIDESSLAENPKLQGYRAILIPREEPKLLINPRLNLTQRKFLLAREIGYQFLGLKIRALTSAPERVDSFEQVLNDFKASYFAGALLIKSKSIRADITDFFSLSEWKPKVFLSLLDKYGVTPEMLLYRLSEIIPRFFGFKLHFLRYNEEQGRVKLVKQFNMFRLLVPNGLGLTEHHCRRWLGLRLLRQLRSARRITTHPIVGIQISRFIEEPDNKFLCFGLARPLTLNQNANSSVTIGMQFDENLEKTVKFLKDRAIPRIEVGTSCERCPLPTEECTERIVPSTIVAQIAENREREEALRQLLTR; the protein is encoded by the coding sequence ATGAGCCTGAATATTCCAGTAATCTTTGGGATGAAATTAAAGAAATTTCGTGAAGGACATGGGATGTCATTGACTGATTTCGCTTCTCGTTGTGATTTATCACCTTCTTATGTTACAGAAATAGAACGTGGTAAGAAATACCCAAAAACAGAAAAAATTGTTCGTATGGCTGAAGTTTTGGGACGTAATTATGACGAGTTAGTATCACTAAAACTTTCTGAAGAACTAGCACCTCTTGAAACATTTCTTTCCTCTCCAATCTTAAAAGATTTTCCTTTTCATTTTTTTGGTATTGCTTTAACAGATTTGTTAGAAATAATGACTCGTAGCCCTTCAGAAGCGGCTGCTTTAGTAGAAGCAATGGTAGATATTGCTAATCATTATCAAGTAGGTGTAGAGCATCTTTTTCGTGCAGCATTGCGAGCTTATCAAGAACGTAAACAAAATTATTTTGAAGAAATAGAAGAAGCTGTAGAAGAATTTGACAATAATTATGGTGATCCATCTTTACATGGCTACTCCTATGAGCAGCTTTGTAAATTAATAAAAGAATTTTATCATTATCAAATAGATGAAAGCTCTTTAGCTGAAAATCCTAAACTTCAAGGTTATAGAGCAATACTAATTCCTAGAGAAGAGCCTAAACTATTGATTAATCCTCGCTTAAACTTGACGCAAAGAAAATTTCTTTTAGCTAGAGAAATAGGATATCAATTTTTAGGCTTAAAAATTAGAGCTTTAACCTCAGCACCGGAACGAGTAGACTCTTTTGAGCAGGTATTAAATGATTTTAAGGCTAGTTATTTTGCAGGTGCTTTATTAATAAAGAGTAAATCTATTAGAGCCGATATTACAGACTTTTTTTCACTTTCTGAATGGAAACCAAAAGTTTTTCTTTCTCTTTTAGATAAATATGGTGTAACACCTGAAATGTTGCTTTATAGATTGAGCGAAATTATTCCGCGCTTTTTTGGTTTCAAACTTCACTTCTTGCGCTACAATGAGGAGCAAGGTAGAGTAAAGCTAGTAAAGCAATTTAATATGTTTCGTTTGCTGGTTCCTAACGGCTTGGGTTTAACTGAGCATCATTGCCGGCGTTGGTTAGGTTTAAGACTTCTACGCCAACTTCGGAGTGCGCGTAGAATAACGACTCATCCAATTGTTGGGATACAAATTTCTAGATTTATTGAGGAACCAGATAATAAGTTTTTATGTTTTGGACTAGCACGTCCTTTAACCTTAAATCAAAATGCTAATTCTAGTGTTACTATTGGAATGCAATTTGATGAAAATTTAGAAAAAACAGTAAAATTCCTTAAAGATCGTGCTATTCCACGTATAGAAGTTGGAACTAGTTGTGAACGTTGCCCATTACCAACAGAAGAATGTACAGAAAGAATAGTTCCATCTACAATAGTAGCTCAAATAGCAGAAAATCGTGAGCGTGAAGAGGCTTTACGCCAATTACTAACACGCTAA
- a CDS encoding FHA domain-containing protein: MAKNFLRSYEAFLASQNLSLFNAVRVEVQTVSKGNSRVMYRRAGFALDWPGPEMSAEDVLVTLDMTKRTVTSVQAPSPQIPQIGRLTAHNAVVYQNQYLITKPIVYIGRMRSVINEQTGKLIRRNDFVFAHLESADALSNSVSRQHATIFFRNGAFFLLDHGSSNGTAIQRGGTHTEEFVVTSNYTQGVKLEHRDLLRFGSAWVSFELVSVAELNNSQQARPADPYIENPKRTGQITKNISTTERSKLDNTARRFQND; the protein is encoded by the coding sequence ATGGCGAAGAATTTTTTGCGTTCTTATGAAGCTTTTCTTGCTAGTCAAAATTTAAGTCTATTTAATGCTGTTAGAGTGGAAGTTCAGACTGTTAGCAAAGGTAATAGTCGGGTAATGTATCGTCGTGCTGGTTTTGCTCTAGATTGGCCAGGGCCAGAAATGTCAGCCGAAGATGTTTTAGTCACTCTTGATATGACCAAAAGAACTGTAACATCTGTACAAGCACCTAGCCCCCAAATTCCTCAAATAGGGCGATTGACAGCACATAATGCAGTTGTTTATCAAAATCAATATTTAATTACCAAACCAATAGTTTATATTGGGCGGATGCGTAGTGTAATTAATGAACAAACAGGAAAATTAATTAGACGAAATGACTTTGTTTTTGCTCACCTAGAATCGGCAGATGCACTCTCTAATAGTGTTTCTCGCCAACATGCAACAATATTCTTTCGCAATGGTGCTTTTTTTCTGCTAGATCATGGAAGTTCTAATGGAACAGCCATTCAACGAGGTGGTACACATACAGAAGAATTTGTAGTTACATCTAATTACACACAAGGTGTTAAGTTAGAACACCGTGATTTATTAAGGTTTGGTTCAGCCTGGGTAAGCTTTGAACTTGTTTCTGTTGCAGAACTTAACAATAGTCAACAGGCTAGACCTGCTGATCCTTATATAGAAAATCCAAAACGAACTGGACAAATAACAAAGAATATATCTACAACAGAGCGTTCTAAATTAGACAATACTGCTAGACGTTTTCAAAATGATTAA